In Acidobacteriota bacterium, one DNA window encodes the following:
- a CDS encoding sulfite exporter TauE/SafE family protein — protein sequence MTALVVTVFLASLLGSLHCAAMCGPLVAVYAGADPSRGWRRGIGHACYSGGRLVAYGILGAAAGSLGAALDLAGSLAGVQRVTAILAGVLIALWGVVSLLQLRGVDVGRLALPASVQRLLGRLMAQLREKPPMVRALVIGLASALLPCGWLYAFVVAAAGTSSALRGALVMAVFWAGTLPVMVSLGFGLQAMAGPLRRHLPTISAVALIVVGLLAVVTRIEKVAVATSGRRAPTTVEQAVEQVQAAAEEEPPCCAGP from the coding sequence ATGACAGCCCTGGTGGTGACGGTCTTTCTGGCGAGCCTGTTGGGCTCGTTGCACTGCGCGGCCATGTGCGGTCCGCTGGTGGCGGTCTATGCCGGTGCGGACCCCTCCCGGGGGTGGCGCCGGGGCATCGGGCACGCCTGCTACAGCGGCGGGAGGCTCGTGGCCTACGGGATCCTCGGCGCGGCCGCCGGCAGCCTGGGGGCGGCGCTGGACCTGGCCGGCAGCCTGGCGGGCGTTCAGCGGGTCACGGCGATTCTGGCCGGTGTGCTGATCGCCCTGTGGGGTGTGGTCTCCCTGCTCCAGTTGCGCGGCGTGGACGTCGGACGCCTGGCCCTGCCCGCGTCCGTGCAACGTCTGCTCGGACGCCTGATGGCCCAGTTGCGTGAAAAGCCCCCGATGGTACGGGCCCTTGTGATAGGCCTGGCCTCGGCTCTGCTCCCCTGCGGCTGGCTCTATGCCTTCGTCGTCGCCGCGGCCGGAACATCGAGCGCCCTCCGGGGCGCGCTGGTGATGGCCGTGTTCTGGGCCGGGACCCTGCCGGTGATGGTGTCCCTGGGCTTCGGGCTGCAGGCCATGGCCGGTCCCCTGCGCCGTCATCTCCCGACGATCTCCGCGGTGGCGCTGATCGTCGTCGGCCTGCTGGCGGTGGTCACCCGCATCGAGAAGGTGGCCGTGGCGACTTCCGGGCGCCGGGCGCCGACCACGGTGGAACAGGCCGTCGAGCAGGTGCAGGCCGCCGCCGAAGAGGAGCCTCCCTGCTGCGCCGGCCCATGA
- a CDS encoding FixH family protein — MVLKKGWQWPVFIVGLLVLGVGSNIALLVVARSNPSFAVEEDYYQKALAWDEHQAQQAINRELGWRLHFELDTAAPIPGTLALVAQVRDRRGADLDGASLEVEAFPIARSSHRQKLRLEPAGPGRYRAELNVERPGRWEFRWVVEHGEQRYTLTRTRELEPR, encoded by the coding sequence ATGGTACTGAAGAAGGGATGGCAGTGGCCGGTGTTCATCGTCGGCCTGCTCGTGCTGGGCGTGGGCTCCAACATCGCCCTGCTGGTCGTGGCGCGGTCCAACCCCTCTTTCGCCGTGGAAGAGGACTACTACCAGAAGGCCCTGGCCTGGGACGAGCACCAGGCCCAGCAGGCGATCAACCGGGAACTGGGCTGGAGGCTGCATTTCGAATTGGACACGGCCGCTCCGATTCCCGGAACCCTGGCCCTGGTGGCCCAGGTGCGCGACAGGCGGGGCGCCGACCTCGACGGCGCCAGTCTCGAGGTGGAGGCCTTTCCCATCGCCCGCTCCTCTCACCGGCAAAAGCTGCGGCTCGAGCCGGCGGGACCGGGCCGGTACCGGGCGGAGCTGAACGTGGAGCGTCCGGGGAGGTGGGAGTTTCGCTGGGTCGTGGAGCATGGTGAACAGCGCTACACCCTGACCCGGACACGGGAGCTCGAACCACGATGA
- a CDS encoding heavy metal translocating P-type ATPase has translation MNAREVSCTHCGLPVPAALVEEGAERQFCCEGCRTVFAVIHEHGLDGYYNLAREAEAQQPRVTGRAYEEFDDPAFFALYCRRLDDSLAETELYLEGVHCAACVWLVEKVPQVMEGVLEVRLDLGRSRARVRWDPRRLSLSRVAGLLDSLGYPVHPYRASAAEERARREDRRFLLRLGITGAVAGNVMLIAFALYGGMFHGMAREYETFFRWVSLLLTLPAVIWGGGVFFRGAWGAWRTRTLHMDLPISIGIAAGFGWGALNTIRGTGEVYFESVTALIFLLLAGRFIQRRRQRAAADAAGLLFSLAPRTARVLDTLDEGAVGREVPVEALTPGSLVEVRAGETVPADGVVVEGASALDLALLTGESQPAPIAVGDEVFAGTLNLGSRLVVRVERTGEQTRVGQLMAMVEEFSRRKAPIVQMADRLSGVFTATVLFLAGVTVVLWWWWHPENPSAAIEHAVALLIVSCPCALGLATPLAVSAAIGSAARRGILLRGADIIERLARPGRIWLDKTGTLTEGRMQVLRWWGDRSIGPAVAAIERGSSHPVALALAEAFEASGEASIEAVEQVLGSGMRARLAGRPVAIGSPSFIAGEIGRPLEAAERRQVEAAIGEGLTPVLVAWDGVVVAGAGLGDPIRRDARAALEALEQRGWRVGLLSGDHPVLVRQVGRQLGLPEDVCRGGMLPEQKLAVIESDPRPERVVMVGDGVNDAAALAAAGVGIAVHSGAEAAMAAADVYLSREGVAPLVEVVDGARRTLGVIRTGLVFSLLYNLVAAALAMAGQINPLVAAILMPASSLTVITLAYRARTFPAPGPAGKVPGLP, from the coding sequence ATGAACGCCCGGGAGGTTTCCTGTACCCACTGCGGTCTGCCGGTCCCGGCCGCGCTGGTGGAAGAAGGGGCCGAGCGGCAGTTCTGCTGCGAGGGGTGCCGCACGGTTTTTGCCGTGATCCACGAGCATGGTCTCGACGGTTACTACAACCTGGCCCGGGAGGCGGAGGCCCAGCAGCCGCGGGTGACGGGACGGGCCTACGAGGAGTTCGACGACCCGGCCTTCTTCGCGCTCTACTGTCGCCGGCTCGACGATTCCCTGGCCGAGACGGAACTCTACCTCGAAGGCGTGCACTGTGCGGCCTGCGTCTGGCTGGTGGAGAAAGTGCCGCAGGTGATGGAAGGCGTGCTGGAAGTTCGGCTCGACCTCGGCCGCAGCCGGGCCCGGGTGCGCTGGGATCCCCGGCGCCTGTCCCTTTCGCGGGTGGCCGGCCTGCTCGATTCGCTGGGTTACCCGGTCCATCCCTACCGGGCCAGCGCCGCCGAGGAACGGGCCCGCCGGGAAGATCGCCGTTTCCTGCTGCGCCTGGGCATCACCGGCGCGGTGGCGGGCAACGTGATGCTGATCGCCTTCGCCCTCTACGGCGGGATGTTCCACGGTATGGCCCGAGAGTACGAGACCTTCTTTCGCTGGGTCAGCCTGCTGCTCACCCTGCCCGCGGTGATCTGGGGCGGAGGGGTTTTCTTCCGGGGCGCCTGGGGTGCCTGGCGTACCCGGACCCTGCACATGGACCTGCCGATCTCCATCGGCATCGCCGCGGGTTTCGGCTGGGGGGCCCTCAACACCATACGCGGCACGGGAGAAGTCTACTTCGAGTCGGTGACCGCGCTGATCTTCCTGCTGCTGGCCGGCCGTTTCATCCAGCGGCGGCGGCAGCGGGCGGCGGCCGACGCGGCGGGGCTGCTCTTCTCCCTCGCCCCGCGTACGGCGCGGGTGCTCGACACGTTGGACGAGGGCGCCGTCGGGCGGGAGGTCCCCGTCGAGGCGCTGACTCCCGGCAGCCTGGTGGAAGTACGGGCGGGCGAGACGGTGCCCGCAGACGGCGTGGTCGTGGAAGGCGCCTCCGCCCTGGATCTCGCCTTGCTGACAGGGGAGTCCCAGCCGGCTCCCATCGCGGTCGGCGACGAGGTCTTCGCCGGAACCCTCAACCTGGGCTCACGCCTCGTGGTGCGCGTCGAGCGCACGGGCGAGCAGACCCGGGTGGGGCAACTGATGGCGATGGTGGAGGAGTTCTCGCGGCGCAAGGCTCCCATCGTACAAATGGCGGACCGGCTGTCGGGGGTGTTCACCGCCACCGTGCTTTTCCTCGCGGGCGTCACCGTGGTCCTCTGGTGGTGGTGGCACCCGGAGAATCCCTCGGCGGCCATCGAACACGCGGTGGCGCTGCTGATCGTCAGTTGTCCCTGCGCCCTGGGCCTGGCCACGCCCCTGGCCGTCAGCGCCGCCATCGGCAGCGCGGCCCGACGGGGCATCCTCCTGCGGGGGGCCGACATCATCGAGCGGTTGGCCCGCCCGGGCCGCATCTGGCTGGACAAGACCGGCACACTCACCGAGGGCCGGATGCAGGTGCTGCGTTGGTGGGGCGACCGGAGCATCGGTCCCGCCGTCGCCGCCATCGAGCGCGGCTCGAGCCACCCGGTGGCCCTGGCCCTGGCCGAGGCCTTCGAGGCCTCCGGCGAGGCGTCCATCGAGGCGGTCGAACAGGTGTTGGGCAGCGGCATGCGGGCCCGGCTGGCAGGTCGCCCGGTGGCCATCGGCTCGCCGAGTTTCATCGCCGGGGAGATCGGCCGACCGCTGGAAGCCGCCGAGCGGCGGCAGGTCGAGGCGGCGATCGGTGAAGGACTGACTCCCGTGCTGGTGGCCTGGGACGGCGTGGTGGTGGCCGGCGCCGGCCTGGGCGACCCGATCCGGCGCGATGCCCGCGCCGCCCTCGAGGCCCTCGAGCAGCGAGGGTGGCGGGTGGGTCTGCTCTCCGGCGACCACCCGGTGCTGGTGCGCCAGGTGGGGCGGCAACTGGGATTGCCCGAGGATGTCTGCCGGGGCGGGATGCTCCCCGAGCAGAAGCTGGCGGTGATCGAGTCGGATCCCCGGCCGGAGAGGGTGGTCATGGTGGGCGACGGCGTCAACGACGCGGCGGCCCTGGCGGCGGCCGGTGTGGGCATCGCCGTGCACTCCGGCGCCGAGGCGGCGATGGCCGCCGCCGATGTCTATCTCAGCCGGGAAGGCGTCGCTCCCCTCGTCGAAGTCGTCGACGGGGCGCGGCGTACCCTGGGGGTGATCCGCACCGGCCTGGTGTTCTCGCTGCTCTACAACCTGGTCGCCGCGGCCCTGGCCATGGCCGGGCAGATCAACCCGCTGGTCGCCGCGATCCTGATGCCGGCCAGTTCCCTGACCGTGATCACCCTGGCCTACCGCGCGCGCACCTTCCCGGCGCCCGGGCCGGCGGGAAAAGTCCCGGGCCTGCCGTGA
- the ccoG gene encoding cytochrome c oxidase accessory protein CcoG, with protein MSRHVPEAEEQVLSTLNLDGSRRWIRPKLSKGRFYRRRLVVAWTLIAAFTAIPYLEVGGKPLMLLDIPRQQFTFFGKTFLATDTMLLMLLLVGIFITIFLLTAIFGRVWCGWACPQTIYMEFIYRPIERLFEGSRARQLKMDREGASAGRVLKYVAYLGVSIFVAHTFLAYFVGVDQLFYWIQQPPAEHPTAFAIMALVTLLMFADFAYFREQVCIVACPYGRFQSVLLDRNSLIVGYDRRRGEVRGRLGEQKKGPPPEGGAWGDCVDCRACVVTCPTGIDIRDGLQLECIGCTQCIDACDAVMEKLGRPRGLIRYSSQDALKGRKTRILRPRVVLYPLILALVFGMLVLSLARKQDTDVTILRGLGAPYTQLPGGAISNQVRIKLVNRSNEDRLYTFSLVDGEGVEMIAPENPIRVGAGKTGTTALFLNVLPGSFAQGERVVRIRIHSGEAFDREYEYRLLGPEGHGR; from the coding sequence ATGAGTCGACACGTACCGGAGGCCGAGGAACAGGTCCTCTCGACGCTCAATCTCGATGGATCCCGGCGCTGGATTCGGCCGAAGCTGTCCAAGGGCCGCTTCTATCGCAGGCGCCTGGTCGTGGCGTGGACCCTGATCGCGGCCTTCACCGCGATTCCCTATCTCGAGGTCGGCGGCAAGCCGCTGATGCTCCTCGATATTCCCCGGCAGCAATTCACGTTCTTCGGCAAGACCTTCCTCGCCACCGACACGATGCTGCTGATGCTCCTGCTGGTGGGGATCTTCATCACGATCTTTCTGCTGACGGCGATCTTCGGGCGGGTCTGGTGTGGCTGGGCCTGCCCGCAGACCATCTACATGGAGTTCATCTACCGGCCGATCGAGCGTCTTTTCGAAGGGAGCCGCGCCCGGCAGTTGAAGATGGACCGGGAGGGCGCTTCGGCGGGTCGCGTGCTCAAGTACGTGGCCTACCTCGGTGTTTCGATCTTCGTGGCCCACACTTTTCTGGCGTACTTCGTGGGCGTCGACCAGCTGTTCTATTGGATTCAGCAACCTCCGGCCGAGCATCCCACGGCCTTTGCCATCATGGCCCTGGTCACGCTGCTGATGTTCGCCGATTTCGCCTACTTCAGAGAGCAGGTCTGTATCGTGGCCTGCCCCTACGGCCGCTTCCAGTCGGTGCTTCTCGACCGCAACTCGCTGATCGTCGGTTACGACCGCCGCCGTGGCGAGGTGCGTGGTCGGCTCGGTGAGCAGAAAAAGGGGCCGCCGCCGGAGGGTGGCGCCTGGGGCGACTGCGTCGACTGCCGGGCCTGCGTGGTGACCTGCCCCACGGGCATCGACATTCGCGACGGTCTGCAACTCGAATGCATCGGCTGCACCCAGTGCATCGACGCCTGCGATGCGGTGATGGAGAAGCTGGGCCGGCCTCGGGGCCTGATCCGCTACAGCTCGCAGGACGCCCTGAAGGGCCGCAAGACGCGCATTCTGCGGCCGCGGGTGGTGCTCTACCCGCTGATCCTGGCGCTGGTCTTCGGCATGCTGGTCCTCAGCCTGGCCCGCAAGCAGGACACCGACGTGACCATTCTGCGCGGTCTGGGAGCGCCCTACACCCAACTGCCCGGCGGCGCGATCTCGAACCAGGTGCGCATCAAGCTGGTCAACCGCAGCAACGAGGACCGCCTCTACACCTTCAGCCTGGTGGATGGCGAGGGTGTCGAGATGATCGCCCCGGAGAATCCGATCCGGGTGGGGGCCGGCAAGACCGGGACGACGGCGCTTTTCCTCAACGTCTTGCCCGGGAGCTTCGCCCAGGGTGAGCGTGTCGTGCGGATTCGCATCCACAGCGGAGAGGCCTTCGACCGGGAGTACGAGTACCGGCTGCTGGGTCCGGAAGGCCATGGAAGATGA